A window of the Desulfopila inferna genome harbors these coding sequences:
- the dnaJ gene encoding molecular chaperone DnaJ: MPRDYYEILSISRNATDGEIKKAYRKLAMKYHPDRNPGDNEAEASFKECTEAYEVLSDGQKRKIYDTYGHDGLKNSGYSGPGNFEDVFSSFGDIFGDIFGFGGGRSQARRNGPIPGNDLRYDLPISFMEAVHGVTKEVKITKKDTCWTCEGTGCRPGYSKETCPTCGGRGQVIRSQGFFQVSSTCPQCGGEGQIVTEPCSDCDGRGLVDKTKTVSIKIPAGVDTGAKMRLVNEGEGGRRGGPSGDLYVVIHVEEHEFFKREGDVIYCKLPVPMVKAALGAEIEVPTVHGKKTITIPEGSQSGDIFTLEKEGVPSLRGRGRGKMLVELQVMTPTKLCKEQKEMLCEFDNLCSKHGQNHEHEGFFSRLFAEVLGK; the protein is encoded by the coding sequence ATGCCACGAGATTATTACGAAATATTATCAATCAGCAGAAACGCCACAGACGGTGAGATCAAAAAAGCTTACCGCAAACTGGCGATGAAATACCACCCGGATCGTAATCCCGGAGACAATGAAGCGGAAGCATCATTCAAGGAATGTACTGAGGCATACGAAGTCTTGAGCGATGGCCAGAAACGCAAGATCTACGATACTTACGGCCACGATGGCTTGAAGAACAGCGGCTACAGTGGTCCTGGGAACTTTGAAGATGTCTTTTCGAGTTTTGGCGATATATTCGGTGATATATTCGGCTTTGGCGGCGGCCGCTCTCAGGCACGAAGAAATGGGCCGATTCCCGGTAATGATCTGCGCTATGATTTACCGATTTCGTTTATGGAAGCGGTTCATGGGGTTACCAAGGAAGTCAAAATCACCAAAAAAGATACCTGCTGGACCTGTGAAGGAACGGGGTGTCGGCCGGGGTATTCCAAGGAAACCTGCCCCACATGCGGGGGGCGTGGTCAGGTTATTCGTTCTCAGGGATTCTTTCAGGTGAGTTCAACCTGCCCTCAATGCGGCGGTGAAGGACAGATTGTGACTGAGCCCTGCAGCGACTGCGATGGCAGAGGTCTTGTCGATAAAACCAAAACAGTTTCCATCAAAATCCCGGCGGGCGTCGATACCGGAGCCAAGATGCGCCTTGTCAATGAAGGCGAAGGCGGCAGAAGAGGAGGTCCGAGCGGTGATTTGTATGTTGTCATCCACGTTGAAGAGCATGAATTTTTCAAACGTGAGGGTGATGTGATATACTGCAAGCTACCGGTCCCCATGGTCAAGGCAGCCCTTGGCGCCGAGATCGAAGTACCTACTGTGCACGGTAAGAAAACAATAACCATACCGGAAGGCAGCCAGTCTGGTGATATATTTACCCTGGAGAAAGAAGGCGTTCCAAGTCTGCGTGGAAGAGGGCGCGGTAAAATGCTGGTTGAGTTACAGGTAATGACACCGACCAAACTGTGCAAGGAACAGAAGGAAATGCTGTGTGAATTTGACAATCTCTGTTCGAAACACGGCCAAAACCATGAACACGAAGGATTTTTCTCCCGGCTTTTTGCTGAAGTTCTAGGTAAATAA
- the rpoZ gene encoding DNA-directed RNA polymerase subunit omega, with translation MARITVEDCLEKVGDDNRFNLIHLAVKRIRQHRQGEPFLINGKNKEIVMTLREIASGKVTMENINDLPGALEEKELIEHSDREKLTKQDV, from the coding sequence ATGGCGCGAATTACAGTCGAGGATTGTCTGGAAAAAGTAGGTGACGACAATCGTTTCAATCTTATTCATCTTGCTGTCAAACGTATTCGTCAGCATCGACAGGGAGAGCCCTTTCTCATTAACGGCAAAAATAAAGAAATCGTTATGACCCTCAGGGAGATAGCATCCGGGAAAGTAACCATGGAGAATATCAATGATCTGCCCGGAGCCCTGGAAGAGAAGGAACTGATTGAACACTCTGATCGGGAAAAATTGACAAAGCAGGATGTGTAA
- a CDS encoding adenylosuccinate synthase yields MSSVVIVGTQWGDEGKGKIVDLLTRYADYVVRFQGGNNAGHTLVVEGKQFIFHIIPSGILYEDKKCMIGNGVIIDPAVLLGEIKELQEKGLPVTPERLMISERAHLIMPYHSTLDQASEAALAQGKKIGTTGRGIGPCYVDKVGRRGIKVGDLADMGVFRDKLQTNLDEANFLLTQKYNVKPLDFDLIYDQFQSYAEQLNPFSGNVSLELDNARKRNDNILFEGAQGTQLDIDHGTYPFVTSSNTIAGNACNGSGVGPTHIDAVIGILKAYTTRVGEGPFPTELFDKTGEELQKKGGEFGATTGRKRRCGWLDGVVAADAVRLNSITGMAITKLDVLSGQSKIKIAREYQFDGKKYQAMPSNIQLAGSVQPVYEEVDGWQEEIGDVRSFEDLPAKARDYIKRIEDITEVEASIISVGPDREETLLLKNPFEN; encoded by the coding sequence ATGTCCAGCGTAGTTATCGTAGGAACCCAATGGGGTGATGAAGGAAAGGGAAAGATTGTTGATCTTTTGACGCGCTATGCAGATTATGTAGTCAGATTTCAGGGTGGAAATAATGCCGGTCATACCCTGGTGGTCGAAGGTAAGCAGTTTATCTTTCACATCATTCCTTCAGGAATTCTTTATGAGGACAAAAAATGCATGATCGGCAATGGCGTGATCATCGATCCTGCCGTGCTTCTTGGCGAGATTAAAGAACTGCAGGAGAAAGGATTACCGGTGACTCCGGAGCGCTTGATGATAAGCGAACGCGCTCATTTGATCATGCCCTATCACTCAACTCTCGATCAAGCGAGTGAAGCCGCGCTGGCTCAAGGGAAAAAGATCGGAACCACCGGCAGGGGAATAGGGCCATGCTATGTGGACAAGGTCGGCCGCCGAGGCATAAAAGTCGGCGATCTTGCGGATATGGGAGTGTTTAGGGACAAGCTGCAGACAAACCTGGATGAAGCAAATTTTTTACTGACCCAAAAATACAATGTTAAGCCTTTGGATTTTGATTTGATTTATGATCAATTTCAGAGTTACGCCGAACAGCTCAATCCTTTCAGTGGAAATGTTTCCCTGGAACTGGACAATGCAAGAAAACGGAATGATAATATACTTTTTGAAGGGGCTCAGGGAACACAGCTGGATATTGATCATGGCACCTACCCCTTTGTAACATCTTCCAATACCATAGCCGGTAATGCCTGCAATGGTTCAGGCGTAGGACCGACTCATATAGATGCGGTGATCGGTATTCTCAAGGCATACACCACCAGGGTGGGAGAGGGGCCTTTCCCAACGGAGCTCTTTGATAAGACAGGCGAGGAACTCCAGAAAAAAGGCGGTGAATTTGGTGCGACCACGGGAAGGAAAAGGCGTTGCGGGTGGCTGGACGGCGTAGTCGCCGCGGATGCCGTAAGGCTTAACAGCATAACCGGTATGGCCATTACCAAGCTGGATGTTCTTTCCGGGCAGTCGAAGATAAAAATTGCGCGAGAGTATCAGTTCGACGGCAAGAAATATCAGGCAATGCCTTCAAATATACAACTTGCCGGATCCGTTCAGCCTGTATACGAGGAAGTTGACGGCTGGCAGGAAGAAATAGGTGATGTGCGCAGCTTCGAGGATCTTCCTGCAAAGGCCAGGGATTATATCAAGAGAATTGAGGATATTACTGAAGTGGAAGCGTCCATCATTTCCGTTGGACCGGATCGCGAAGAGACACTTTTACTCAAAAATCCTTTCGAAAATTAA